In one Vulgatibacter incomptus genomic region, the following are encoded:
- a CDS encoding cytochrome d ubiquinol oxidase subunit II: MILAWILAAILLVALILYAVLAGADFGAGFWDLFASGPRAARQRDLVALAIGPVWEANHVWLVLVVVLLFTAFPPAFSTLTIALHVPLALMLLGIVARASSYVFRNYDVAGDRVQRRWGNLFAYASVVTPVLLGVVVGAISSGAIRVAPEEGFRVLTGFFAPWVRVFPFAVGFFTLSLFAFVAASYLIRETRDPELQEDFRVRALVAQGGVLVFAVISAFTARVGAHEQFAIALLGSWWSWLFFAAACFVATASTALLLYRMYELARILAAAEAAIVVAGWGFAHQPFLIAPDVTIANAAAPVATLRLLVIVLAAGVVILFPSLYWLYRVFKREPIFEEMGRERAE; encoded by the coding sequence TCCTCGCCTGGATCCTCGCCGCGATCCTCCTCGTCGCGCTCATCCTCTACGCGGTCCTCGCGGGCGCCGACTTCGGGGCGGGCTTCTGGGATCTCTTCGCCAGTGGACCGCGGGCGGCTCGTCAGCGCGACCTCGTCGCCCTGGCGATCGGGCCCGTGTGGGAGGCGAACCACGTCTGGCTGGTCCTCGTGGTGGTGCTGCTCTTCACCGCTTTCCCGCCGGCGTTCTCCACCCTGACCATTGCGCTCCACGTTCCCCTCGCCCTCATGCTCCTGGGGATCGTGGCGCGGGCCTCGTCTTATGTCTTCCGGAACTACGACGTCGCCGGAGACCGCGTGCAACGTCGCTGGGGAAACCTCTTCGCCTACGCGAGCGTCGTCACGCCCGTGCTCCTGGGAGTCGTGGTTGGCGCGATCTCCTCCGGCGCAATCCGTGTGGCGCCGGAGGAGGGCTTCCGGGTGCTCACCGGCTTCTTCGCGCCCTGGGTCCGGGTGTTTCCATTTGCCGTCGGCTTCTTCACGCTGTCGCTGTTCGCGTTCGTCGCCGCCTCCTACCTGATCCGCGAGACGCGCGATCCCGAGCTGCAGGAGGATTTCCGCGTGCGGGCGCTCGTCGCCCAGGGCGGGGTGCTCGTGTTCGCGGTGATCTCTGCGTTCACCGCGCGTGTCGGCGCGCACGAGCAATTCGCCATTGCCCTCCTGGGCTCCTGGTGGAGCTGGCTCTTCTTCGCCGCCGCCTGCTTCGTGGCCACGGCGAGCACGGCGCTCCTCCTCTATCGGATGTACGAGCTCGCCCGGATCCTCGCGGCGGCGGAGGCGGCGATCGTGGTCGCCGGCTGGGGCTTCGCCCACCAGCCCTTCCTCATCGCTCCGGACGTCACCATTGCGAACGCGGCGGCGCCCGTCGCCACTCTGCGACTGCTCGTCATCGTCCTGGCTGCTGGCGTGGTGATCCTCTTCCCGTCGCTCTACTGGCTCTATCGCGTCTTCAAGCGCGAGCCGATCTTCGAGGAGATGGGGCGCGAGCGAGCGGAATAG